From Lolium perenne isolate Kyuss_39 chromosome 5, Kyuss_2.0, whole genome shotgun sequence, a single genomic window includes:
- the LOC139831515 gene encoding uncharacterized protein, with protein MSWFLEVVQQSWSAPSSHSQLVHVINHKLKSTVFGLRSWSKGFFSDCKLQLLMALDVILQLDVAQESRTLFREERWLRANLKRRVKSLTALERSRKRQASRISYLREGEANTKFFHRRVNARKRKNHILGLKHNLGWAVTHEDKDNLIFDQFSQALGRPPPRQLDFNWEALNPTAHLLEDLGLPFSEAEIKEDVDDMHADKAPGPDDFSIAIFRSCWDIMKDDLMKTINAFSELSASNFHILNTANIVLLPKKDGTESITGFRPISLIHVVQRSTPNTLHNVSALR; from the coding sequence ATGTCCTGGTTCTTGGAGGTTGTTCAACAATCTTGGTCCGCGCCTTCTTCACACTCCCAACTGGTTCATGTCATCAACCACAAGCTGAAGTCCACGGTGTTTGGGCTCAGATCTTGGAGTAAAGGTTTCTTCTCTGATTGCAAGCTTCAGCTCCTAATGGCTCTTGATGTCATTCTTCAGTTGGATGTCGCCCAAGAGTCTCGCACGCTTTTTCGAGAGGAAAGATGGCTCCGGGCCAATCTCAAACGTCGGGTCAAAAGCCTCACCGCTCTAGAGAGATCTCGTAAGCGTCAAGCTTCCAGAATCAGCTACCTCCGCGAGGGCGAAGCTAACACCAAATTCTTCCATCGTCGGGTTAATGCGAGAAAGCGCAAGAATCACATCCTGGGACTCAAGCATAATTTGGGCTGGGCCGTGACTCACGAAGATAAAGACAATCTGATTTTCGATCAATTCTCCCAAGCCCTCggtcggcctcctcctcgtcagctGGATTTTAATTGGGAAGCTCTGAACCCCACCGCTCACCTTCTGGAAGATCTGGGTCTCCCTTTCTCCGAGGCCGAGATAAAGGAGGATGTGGATGATATGCATGCGGACAAGGCTCCGGGCCCTGACGACTTTTCTATCGCCATTTTTCGCTCTTGTTGGGACATTATGAAGGACGACCTTATGAAGACCATTAATGCTTTCTCAGAGCTTTCGGCGTCCAACTTCCATATCCTCAACACCGCCAATATTGTGCTCTTGCCTAAGAAAGATGGCACGGAGTCCATTACTGGTTTCAGACCCATTAGTCTTATCCACGTGGTCCAAAGATCAACGCCAAATACATTGCACAACGTCTCAGCCCTAAGATGA
- the LOC127321452 gene encoding uncharacterized protein, protein MASTSSCQKNLNVFNKINADKDLSILSLVIRSLCNLKHFRDDFLTEPLVWIPSADNVCIAQQFYEIFTSWEKNDYHLTDVVLTYMKTLLCGVDCTIFSEKLQVGSNFASEIAATILIGLHMSETCSRFSLNKETEITCGDCICPTHNLFGIKFNVQMSCECGKCSGEYPYTALFHKLDAGSPQTTKIKSFAELPVLLDEQFCMDNKCKDCGIMLNIDLLLSNTPHFFTIVLNWLGGSESQDTLSEVLAGITSPVDTGFFCKSADSSTMYTVTSMLFGIG, encoded by the exons ATGGCAAGCACCTCCAGCTGTCAAAAAAATCTTAATGTATTCAACAAGATCAATGCGGATAAAGACCTGTCTATCTTGAGCCTAGTCATACGG TCATTGTGCAATCTGAAGCATTTCAGAGATGATTTTCTAACTGAGCCACTTGTATGGATCCCGTCTGCTGACAATGTCTGCATAGCTCAGCAATTTTATGAAATTTTCACTTCTTGGGAGAAAAATGACTACCACTTAACGGATGTTGTACTGACTTACATGAAGACCCTTCTTTGTGGAGTAGATTGCACCATTTTTTCTGAAAAG TTGCAGGTTGGGTCAAATTTTGCTTCTGAGATTGCGGCCACAATTCTCATTGGATTGCATATGTCAGAAACTTGTTCACGTTTTAGTTTAAACAAGGAGACGGAGATCACGTGCGGAGATTGCATATGCCCAACACATAATCTTTTTGGGATCAAATTCAATGTGCAAATGAGCTGCGAGTGTGGGAAGTGTTCTGGCGAATACCCATATACCGCACTTTTCCATAAACTTGATGCTGGTTCACCTCAAACAACAAAG ATCAAGTCCTTTGCAGAGCTTCCAGTTCTATTGGATGAACAGTTCTGTATGGACAACAAATGCAAGGATTGTGGAATTATGCTGAATATTGATCTGTTGCTTTCAAACACACCACATTTCTTTACAATAG TTTTGAACTGGCTTGGTGGCAGTGAAAGCCAGGACACACTCTCTGAAGTCCTGGCTGGCATCACGTCACCTGTTGACACTGGATTCTTTTGCAAAAGTGCCGATTCTTCAACTATGTATACTGTCACCTCCATG CTATTTGGTATTGGTTGA